Proteins encoded within one genomic window of Streptomyces sp. NBC_01314:
- a CDS encoding tetratricopeptide repeat protein, which yields MNHFTGITDFDELRRAMAENYEQPEGPARNARAELLLAEAEKLNVPLAVIEALGHQLKVYNYSSEKDKMFVPFARLLRMWDERPEDFDEYEIHSLHWVFKWMSAGMLNQPHVPLASIEKWLGEMEHRYRLAGHSERAVRSAEFSVAAHIGDLARAERAYGAWLAADRDTMADCHACELHGQGWWRARRREDADALELWAPVLEGEYSCAHEPHTVLASSLVPLLRLGRPDEARAHHLRGFRLVRAMESMRGAYADHVEFCALTGNEARGLELLAERPAYFTDSGDPRSKLDFMSAVALLMGRLTARGFTDQTVPGPAGRTWTAGELASHAREEALSLAARFDERNGTAYVSTHVRERMDRPPLLDRLPLGVRSHRTVVPVPAPRPPAAVERMGTVAAPDDLPALLAEARRLSESLHPGSVGAWAAVARAARAEGAELDARDRAEIVDHEAIGLGPEGRALFERAAELYEEAGDPGEALAARARGANVHALTGHADAALELISEPYERILALWADGGTGVRQTASVLVGRARILVQRMHETEDADAVAPAEAAVRELREFVEPRRAEDVRLASRAAEARAMLGELAARGGDAQAAAGLFAEAAERYVAAGLPWFAAQYESRLAGVAQHLGDLETAERAARAALEHGGSDLEPVGHAQLHLQLAELLGAGERVEPASEHALEAAHWADEAGEGPTLGAWARHLLGGFLLRLGRWAEAAEVLESALPDLTTETHGDGAVAQTLWWLGDCHTELGEHREAAERWLRAADIARHWPEQRDHAMLAHLAAEALARAGLPAEADRAYARAVDLWGELGNVHGYVRALRARAWYAARESREGARPSAPDAARELMGDAVVGCEAALSDVTGEENRRRIVAELGETCRQFGDLLARSVAEDAELASFGAVFEEALGFVERAVSVYHSLGTDFLDERTAAELAAGWLETDLRRGAAAAGRARGVLSAFAGRDDETALARRAEAERLLEAAAEVRDEG from the coding sequence ATGAACCACTTCACCGGCATCACAGATTTCGACGAACTGCGCCGGGCCATGGCGGAGAACTACGAGCAGCCGGAGGGCCCCGCACGCAACGCGCGCGCGGAGCTGCTGCTCGCGGAGGCCGAGAAGCTGAACGTGCCGCTCGCCGTGATCGAGGCGCTCGGGCACCAGCTGAAGGTCTACAACTACAGCTCCGAGAAGGACAAGATGTTCGTCCCCTTCGCGCGCCTGCTGCGCATGTGGGACGAGCGCCCGGAGGACTTCGACGAGTACGAGATCCACTCCCTGCACTGGGTGTTCAAGTGGATGTCGGCCGGCATGCTGAACCAGCCGCACGTCCCGCTCGCCTCCATCGAGAAGTGGCTCGGTGAGATGGAGCACCGCTACCGGCTCGCCGGGCACTCGGAACGGGCCGTGCGCAGCGCCGAGTTCAGTGTGGCCGCGCACATCGGCGACCTGGCGCGGGCCGAGCGGGCGTACGGGGCGTGGCTGGCCGCCGACCGGGACACGATGGCCGACTGTCACGCGTGCGAGCTGCACGGCCAGGGCTGGTGGCGGGCCCGGCGGCGTGAGGACGCCGACGCGCTGGAGCTGTGGGCGCCGGTGCTGGAGGGCGAGTACAGCTGCGCCCACGAGCCGCACACCGTCCTGGCGTCCTCCCTGGTGCCGCTGCTGCGCCTGGGGCGCCCCGACGAGGCGCGGGCCCACCATCTGCGCGGTTTCCGGCTGGTGCGGGCGATGGAGAGCATGCGGGGCGCGTACGCGGACCACGTGGAGTTCTGTGCCCTGACCGGCAACGAGGCGCGCGGCCTGGAGCTGCTGGCCGAGCGACCGGCGTACTTCACGGACTCCGGGGACCCGCGCAGCAAGCTGGACTTCATGAGCGCGGTGGCCCTGCTCATGGGCCGGCTGACCGCACGCGGGTTCACGGATCAAACGGTCCCCGGTCCCGCCGGGCGTACCTGGACCGCGGGCGAACTGGCCTCCCACGCGCGCGAGGAGGCCCTTTCCCTGGCCGCCCGCTTCGACGAGCGCAACGGCACGGCGTACGTCAGCACGCATGTCCGTGAGCGGATGGACCGGCCGCCGCTGCTGGACCGGCTGCCGCTGGGTGTGCGTTCGCATCGGACCGTCGTTCCGGTTCCCGCGCCCCGGCCGCCGGCCGCCGTGGAGCGGATGGGAACCGTCGCCGCCCCGGACGACCTGCCCGCTCTCCTCGCCGAGGCCCGGCGGCTGTCCGAGTCGCTGCATCCCGGTTCCGTCGGGGCCTGGGCTGCCGTGGCACGGGCCGCCCGGGCCGAGGGCGCGGAACTGGACGCCCGGGACCGCGCGGAGATCGTCGACCACGAGGCGATCGGCCTCGGGCCGGAGGGCCGCGCCCTCTTCGAACGCGCGGCCGAGCTGTACGAGGAGGCCGGCGACCCGGGCGAGGCGCTGGCGGCACGCGCGCGCGGGGCGAACGTCCATGCCCTGACGGGCCACGCGGATGCGGCCCTGGAGCTGATCTCCGAGCCGTACGAGCGGATCCTCGCCCTGTGGGCGGACGGCGGGACGGGTGTGCGGCAGACGGCGTCCGTGCTGGTGGGGCGGGCGCGGATACTCGTGCAGAGGATGCACGAGACGGAGGACGCCGACGCGGTGGCCCCGGCCGAGGCCGCCGTGCGCGAGCTGCGGGAGTTCGTCGAGCCGCGCCGCGCGGAAGACGTACGGCTGGCCTCGCGGGCCGCGGAGGCACGGGCGATGCTCGGGGAGCTGGCCGCGCGCGGCGGGGACGCCCAGGCCGCCGCCGGGCTGTTCGCGGAGGCCGCGGAGCGGTATGTGGCGGCCGGGCTGCCGTGGTTCGCGGCGCAGTACGAGTCACGGCTCGCCGGGGTCGCGCAACACCTCGGGGACCTGGAGACCGCCGAGCGGGCGGCCCGCGCGGCGCTGGAGCACGGCGGGTCGGATCTGGAGCCGGTCGGCCACGCCCAGCTGCACCTCCAGCTGGCCGAACTGCTCGGGGCCGGCGAGCGGGTGGAGCCGGCCTCCGAGCACGCCCTGGAGGCGGCGCACTGGGCCGACGAGGCGGGTGAGGGTCCGACGCTCGGTGCCTGGGCCCGGCATCTGCTCGGCGGGTTCCTGCTGCGGCTGGGGCGGTGGGCGGAGGCTGCCGAGGTGCTGGAGTCGGCGCTGCCGGATCTCACCACCGAGACGCACGGGGACGGGGCCGTCGCACAGACCCTATGGTGGCTCGGCGACTGCCACACCGAACTGGGTGAGCACCGCGAGGCCGCCGAACGGTGGCTGCGGGCCGCCGACATCGCCCGGCACTGGCCCGAGCAGCGCGACCACGCCATGCTCGCCCATCTCGCCGCGGAAGCCCTGGCCCGCGCGGGGCTGCCCGCGGAGGCCGACCGGGCGTACGCGCGTGCCGTCGACCTCTGGGGCGAGCTGGGGAACGTCCACGGGTATGTCAGGGCGCTGCGGGCGCGGGCCTGGTACGCGGCGCGGGAGAGCCGTGAGGGCGCGAGGCCCTCCGCTCCGGACGCGGCGCGGGAGCTGATGGGTGACGCGGTGGTGGGCTGCGAGGCGGCCCTGTCCGACGTGACCGGCGAGGAGAACCGGCGGCGGATCGTCGCGGAACTCGGGGAGACCTGCCGGCAGTTCGGCGACCTGCTCGCCCGCTCCGTGGCCGAGGACGCGGAACTCGCCTCCTTCGGTGCTGTCTTCGAGGAGGCGCTCGGCTTCGTCGAGCGGGCGGTCTCGGTGTACCACTCCCTCGGCACGGACTTCCTCGACGAGCGGACCGCCGCCGAACTCGCCGCGGGCTGGCTGGAGACCGACCTCCGGCGGGGTGCCGCGGCTGCGGGCCGGGCGCGGGGTGTGCTGTCCGCGTTCGCCGGGAGGGACGACGAGACGGCGCTCGCCCGGCGGGCGGAGGCGGAGCGGCTGCTGGAGGCGGCGGCGGAGGTGCGCGACGAGGGCTGA
- a CDS encoding HSP90 family protein: protein MDSMTSQSSQAPQTPQAPQSPHTFQVDLRGLVDLLSHHLYSSPKVYLRELLQNAVDAITARRAEQPDAPARVRLFAEGGALRVEDSGIGLTESDVHDLLATIGRSSKRGDGGIQEVRSDFLGQFGIGLLACFVVAERIRVVSRSARTPDAPPVEWTAADDGSYTVRTLPDEARPEPGTTVHLVARPGAAEWLSPARVLTLARDFGALLPYDVRVGDEAVTDLPAPWDRAYPSPATRRVALARHCHDLFGFTPLESIELNVPLAGIRGVAYVLPTAVSPAQRASHRVHLKGMLLTERAEQLLPDWAFFVRCVLDTDSLRPTASRESLYEDETLAAVREALGERIRGWLTGLAAGDPERLAAFLSVHYLGVKSLARHDREMLRTMLPWLPFETTDGRLSLEEFAQRHPVVHFTRTVEEYRQVAPIASAQGVGVVNGGYTYDSELVEALPSVRPGTVVAELDAETVTAHLDTLDPDEELALAGFLSAARAKLDPLGCDVVLRAFHPLSVPALHLDDRSSRHEQARAEAQEHADDLWAGILGSLRGSAPRARLVLNHLNPLIRRISSLSDRELIGTATESLYGQALLMAQRPLRPADSALLNRAFIGLLEWATHTEPGSGPGSGSGSGFGEDGRG from the coding sequence ATGGATTCAATGACCTCACAGTCATCCCAGGCACCCCAGACTCCTCAGGCACCCCAGTCGCCTCATACGTTCCAGGTCGATCTGCGTGGCCTGGTGGATCTTCTCTCGCACCACCTCTATTCCAGTCCGAAGGTCTATCTGCGGGAGCTGCTGCAGAACGCCGTGGACGCGATCACCGCGCGCCGAGCCGAACAGCCGGACGCGCCCGCGCGGGTCCGGCTGTTCGCCGAGGGCGGCGCGCTGCGGGTGGAGGACTCGGGCATCGGTCTCACCGAATCCGATGTACACGACCTGCTCGCCACGATCGGGCGCAGTTCCAAGCGCGGCGACGGTGGCATTCAGGAGGTCCGCTCGGACTTTCTGGGGCAGTTCGGTATCGGGCTGCTCGCCTGTTTCGTGGTCGCCGAGCGGATCCGCGTCGTCAGCCGCAGTGCCCGTACACCGGACGCGCCGCCCGTGGAGTGGACGGCGGCCGACGACGGCTCGTACACCGTGCGGACACTGCCCGACGAGGCGCGTCCCGAGCCGGGCACGACCGTGCACCTGGTCGCGCGGCCCGGGGCGGCCGAATGGCTCTCCCCCGCGCGCGTGCTGACACTGGCACGGGACTTCGGGGCGCTGCTGCCGTACGACGTCCGGGTGGGCGACGAGGCCGTCACCGATCTGCCGGCGCCCTGGGACCGCGCGTACCCCTCCCCCGCCACCCGGCGGGTGGCCCTGGCCCGGCACTGTCACGACCTGTTCGGGTTCACCCCGCTGGAGTCCATAGAGCTGAACGTGCCGCTGGCCGGGATCCGGGGCGTGGCGTACGTCCTGCCGACCGCCGTCAGCCCGGCCCAGCGGGCGAGCCACCGGGTGCATCTGAAGGGCATGCTGCTCACCGAGCGGGCCGAACAGCTGTTGCCCGACTGGGCGTTCTTCGTGCGGTGCGTCCTCGACACGGACAGTCTGCGGCCCACCGCGTCGCGGGAGTCGCTGTACGAGGACGAGACCCTGGCGGCCGTGCGGGAGGCACTGGGCGAGCGGATCCGCGGCTGGCTCACCGGGCTCGCCGCCGGAGATCCGGAGCGGCTGGCCGCCTTCCTGTCGGTGCACTACCTGGGCGTGAAGTCCCTGGCGCGGCACGACAGGGAGATGCTGCGCACGATGCTGCCGTGGCTGCCCTTCGAGACGACCGACGGGCGGCTGTCCCTGGAGGAGTTCGCGCAGCGACACCCGGTGGTGCACTTCACGCGGACGGTCGAGGAGTACCGCCAGGTCGCGCCGATCGCGTCCGCGCAGGGCGTGGGGGTCGTCAACGGCGGCTACACGTACGACAGCGAGCTGGTCGAGGCGCTGCCGTCGGTACGTCCGGGGACGGTGGTCGCCGAGCTGGACGCCGAGACGGTGACCGCGCACCTGGACACGCTGGACCCGGACGAGGAACTGGCGCTGGCGGGCTTCCTGTCGGCCGCGCGGGCCAAACTCGACCCCTTGGGGTGCGATGTCGTGCTGCGGGCCTTCCATCCGCTCTCGGTGCCCGCGCTGCACCTGGACGACCGCTCCTCCCGGCACGAGCAGGCCCGCGCGGAGGCGCAGGAGCACGCCGACGATCTGTGGGCGGGCATCCTGGGCTCGCTGCGGGGCAGTGCCCCGCGCGCGCGGCTGGTGCTCAACCATCTCAACCCGCTGATCCGGCGGATCAGTTCCCTGTCCGACCGGGAGCTGATCGGCACGGCCACGGAGTCCCTGTACGGGCAGGCCCTGCTGATGGCCCAGCGGCCACTGAGACCCGCGGACTCGGCGCTCCTGAACCGCGCCTTCATCGGCCTGCTGGAGTGGGCCACGCACACCGAGCCCGGGTCGGGGCCCGGTTCCGGTTCCGGTTCGGGCTTCGGGGAGGACGGCCGCGGATGA